From the Daucus carota subsp. sativus chromosome 8, DH1 v3.0, whole genome shotgun sequence genome, one window contains:
- the LOC108199744 gene encoding ubiquitin-conjugating enzyme E2-17 kDa: protein MASKRILKELKDLQKDPPTSCSAGPVAEDMFHWQATIMGPPDSPYAGGVFLVTIHFPPDYPFKPPKVAFRTKVFHPNINSNGSICLDILKEQWSPALTISKVLLSICSLLTDPNPDDPLVPEIAHMYKSDRSKYETTARSWTQKYAMG from the exons ATGGCATCAAAGAGGATCTTGAAAGAGCTCAAGGATCTGCAGAAAGATCCTCCTACTTCTTGCAGTGCTG GCCCTGTTGCCGAAGACATGTTTCATTGGCAGGCAACAATTATGGGTCCCCCTGACAGCCCGTATGCAGGTGGCGTCTTTCTTGTTACTATACATTTCCCTCCGGATTATCCTTTCAAGCCACCTAAG gTGGCTTTCAGGACAAAAGTTTTCCATCCGAACATCAACAGCAATGGCAGCATTTGCCTAGATATTCTTAAGGAACAGTGGAGCCCTGCTCTTACTATTTCCAAG GTTCTGCTGTCTATATGTTCTTTGTTGACGGACCCAAATCCTGATGACCCTCTTGTACCGGAGATAGCTCACATGTACAAGAGCGACCGGAGCAAGTATGAGACAACTGCACGAAGCTGGACCCAAAAGTATGCTATGGGCTAA
- the LOC108199743 gene encoding ethylene-responsive transcription factor CRF2, producing the protein MGLISPPLSSNTHTEHKTHTTIFTTLHPTTPPKIIRIHVADPDATDSSGDENDTSPLKIRKYINEITIQPSSSIENNTAHVIEFMKTPLTDVENVCRKKRKVAGSSRMAKKMRKSGGKHRGVGQRPSGTWAAEIRDPMTRGNLRSDKEATIAYDHAANTLRGTHALANCSPEESNIEKPESTQCLAKEAEEVESFSGFPGSDDVFLNEDPLYDPVMSVFDPLDFSMFDFEKEWCGSTMFGGSMSEFGLWGGPTSWPTRDYFQELGDVFGSDPLLSMI; encoded by the coding sequence ATGGGCTTAATTTCTCCCCCTCTTTCCTCAAACACTCACACAGAGCACAAAACACACACAACCATCTTCACAACACTCCACCCCACCACCCCTCCCAAAATCATCCGCATTCACGTCGCCGACCCCGACGCAACCGACTCTTCCGGCGACGAAAATGACACCTCGCCTCTCAAAATTCGTAAGTACATCAACGAAATAACCATACAGCCATCCTCTTCTATCGAAAACAACACTGCCCATGTCATTGAGTTCATGAAAACCCCACTCACCGACGTTGAAAATGTCTGCCGGAAAAAACGAAAAGTTGCCGGATCTTCAAGAATGGCCAAGAAAATGAGAAAATCCGGCGGAAAGCACCGGGGAGTGGGCCAAAGGCCGAGCGGAACATGGGCGGCTGAGATCAGAGATCCGATGACACGTGGAAACCTCAGGTCGGATAAAGAAGCTACCATTGCGTATGACCACGCGGCTAATACGCTGCGTGGTACTCACGCGCTCGCTAACTGTAGTCCCGAAGAGTCAAACATTGAAAAACCAGAGTCAACCCAGTGTTTAGCTAAAGAGGCGGAAGAGGTGGAGAGTTTTTCGGGGTTTCCGGGTTCGGATGATGTGTTTTTGAATGAGGATCCGTTATATGACCCGGTTATGAGTGTGTTTGACCCGCTGGATTTTAGCatgtttgattttgaaaaagagtGGTGTGGCAGTACAATGTTTGGCGGATCAATGAGTGAATTCGGGTTATGGGGCGGGCCGACAAGTTGGCCTACCCGGGATTATTTTCAGGAGCTGGGAGATGTATTCGGGTCGGATCCTCTTTTGTCCATGATCTGA
- the LOC108199742 gene encoding uncharacterized protein LOC108199742: protein MASAKDSDPSLGYLTRKETEVKLPRPTRVKNKTPAPIQITAEQILREARERQEAEIRPPKQKITDSTELSDYRLRKRKEFEDLIRRVRWNKSVWVKYAKWEESQKDFNRARSVWERALDVDYRDHTMWLKYADVEMKNKFINHARNVWDRAITLLPRVDQLWYKYIHMEEMLGNVAGARQIFERWMSWEPDTQAWLSYIKFELRYNEIGRARGIFERFVECRPKVNAWIRFAKFEMKNGEIGKARSVYERAVDKLADDEEAESLFVAFAEFEERCKETERARFIYKYALDHIPKGRAEDLYRKFVAFEKQYGDREGIEDAIVGKRRFQYEDEVRKNPLNYDSWFDYIRLEESVGNKDRIREVYERAIANIPPAEEKRYWQRYIYLWINYALYEELDAQDVERTRDVYRECIKLIPHNQFSFAKVWLLAAQFEIRQLNLKGARSILGQAIGMAPKDKIFKKYIEIELQLGKIDRCRKLYEKYLQWSPENCYAWSKFAELERSLSETDRARAIFELAIAQPALDMPELLWKAYIDFEISEGEFEKTRRLYERLLERTKHLKVWISFAKFEASAMLEDQDPELPEEETKQSLGAQQLQCLQNARKVFESAINYFRTSAPDLKEERAMLLEEWLNLESSIGELGDVSLVRAKMPKKLKKRRLIDTDDGPAGYEEYIDYIFPEETQAPNMKILEAAYKWKKQKTASDQD from the exons ATGGCGTCCGCGAAAGATTCGGACCCTTCTCTCGGCTACCTCACGCGCAAAGAGACGGAGGTGAAGCTCCCGCGCCCAACGAGAGTCAAAAACAAGACTCCGGCGCCGATCCAAATCACCGCCGAGCAAATCCTCCGAGAAGCTCGCGAGCGGCAAGAAGCGGAGATCCGACCGCCCAAACAGAAGATCACAGACTCAACCGAGCTCTCCGATTATCGTCTCCGAAAGCGCAAGGAATTCGAGGATTTGATTAGGCGAGTGCGGTGGAATAAGAGCGTGTGGGTCAAGTATGCCAAGTGGGAGGAGTCTCAGAAGGATTTTAACCGAGCGCGGTCGGTTTGGGAGCGAGCGTTGGATGTCGATTATAGAGATCATACAATGTGGCTCAAGTATGCTGATGTGGAGATGAAGAATAAGTTTATTAATCATGCTAGGAATGTTTGGGATAGGGCGATTACGTTGTTGCCGAGAGTTGATCAGTTGTGGTATAAGTATATTCATATGGAGGAGATGTTGGGGAATGTGGCAGGCGCGAGGCAGATTTTTGAGAGGTGGATGAGTTGGGAGCCGGATACGCAGGCGTGGTTGAGTTATATTAAGTTTGAGTTGAGGTATAATGAGATAGGGAGAGCGAGGGGGATTTTCGAGAGGTTTGTAGAGTGTAGGCCGAAGGTGAATGCGTGGATTAGGTTTGCTAAGTTTGAGATGAAGAATGGGGAGATTGGGAAGGCGAGGAGTGTTTATGAGCGGGCGGTTGATAAGTTGGCGGATGATGAGGAGGCGGAGAGTTTGTTTGTTGCTTTTGCAGAGTTTGAGGAGAGGTGTAAGGAGACGGAGAGGGCAAGGTTTATATATAAGTATGCGCTTGATCATATACCCAAAGGAAGGGCGGAGGATTTGTATAGGAAGTTTGTGGCATTTGAGAAGCAGTATGGTGATAGGGAAGGGATTGAGGATGCGATTGTTGGGAAGAGGAGGTTTCAGTATGAGGATGAAGTGAGGAAGAATCCGTTGAATTATGATTCTTGGTTTGATTATATTAGGTTGGAGGAGAGTGTTGGGAACAAGGACAGGATTAGGGAGGTCTATGAACGCGCCATTGCTAATATTCCTCCGGCTGAAGAGAAGCGTTATTGGCAGCGGTATATATACCTTTG GATTAATTATGCCTTGTATGAGGAACTTGATGCACAGGACGTGGAGCGAACCAGAGATGTTTATAG GGAGTGTATAAAGTTGATTCCTCATAATCAGTTTTCCTTTGCAAAAGTCTGGTTGCTGGCTGCCCAGTTCGAGATAAGGCAATTAAATCTCAAAGGTGCTCGGTCGATACTTGGACAAGCTATTGGGATGGCCCCTAAGGACAag atatttaaGAAGTACATTGAAATTGAGCTTCAACTCGGCAAAATAGACCGATGCAGAAAGCTGTATGAAAAGTACTTGCAGTGGTCACCAGAAAATTGCTATGCTTGGAGTAAGTTTGCGGAGTTGGAAAGATCTTTAAGTGAAACAGACAGAGCTAGAGCCATTTTTGAGCTGGCAATTGCTCAACCTGCACTGGATATGCCAGAATTGTTATGGAAG GCATACATTGACTTTGAGATATCTGAGGGCGAATTTGAAAAAACGAGACGACTTTATGAGAGACTTCTTGAGCGTACAAAACACTTGAAGGTGTGGATTAGCTTCGCAAAATTTGAGGCATCTGCTATGTTAGAGGATCAGGATCCTGAATTGCCTGAAGAAGAAACAAAGCAGTCCCTTGGTGCACAGCAGCTTCAGTGCCTCCAGAATGCCAGAA AGGTTTTTGAGAGTGCTATCAACTACTTCAGGACATCTGCTCCTGACCTGAAAGAGGAAAGAGCCATGTTACTAGAAGAATGGTTAAACCTGGAGAGCAGTATTGGCGAGCTTGGGGATGTAAGTTTGGTGCGTGCAAAGATGCCCAAAAAACTCAAGAAGAGGAGGCTTATCGACACCGATGATGGTCCTGCTGG TTACGAGGAGTACATCGACTACATCTTCCCTGAAGAAACACAAGCCCCAAATATGAAGATTTTAGAAGCTGCTTACAAGTGGAAGAAGCAAAAGACGGCCAGCGACCAAGACTGA